The following nucleotide sequence is from Polyodon spathula isolate WHYD16114869_AA unplaced genomic scaffold, ASM1765450v1 scaffolds_884, whole genome shotgun sequence.
agtataatcgtaaatctcgaaaaactactcacttctaaatcttttgtagtcatttttgtattactttagtataaatacatgttaatttgaattcatatgttgtttttttctgacttgatgtgaatgaaaagacacacatttgcccattttcccattggaaatagtgatattttgaaatatcattgtcctggtcacaaaagcaaagtttgtagggaataatagccattttctatacttttgaggcataagcaattaggaaataacacttactacccaggaacaaaaattgtgttacatagtgtaatcttcATCCAAAAAAAGCAGCTTAGTTGCTATGTAATGATTTTCaatcaattcatttattttttaattagttctattcAACTTtatagacctttaatgtaaagGTTCCAATACATTTGTCATGAACAACTATTTGAAAtcacttgtgctttttttttttaatataaagattGTTAAACTAACAGAaattgtatacagtgcctatagaaagtttaaattttcaccttttgttgccttatagcctggaattaaaaagctttaaaataagtttttttttttcatttatctacacaagTCCCACCCTactattaagtgtagggtgccagtacttttgtctgtgtatatattttaaagaggGTTTACATAAATAGACAACATCCTGTAATGTGTACGTCtctaatatatattaaacaattcTCTTAAATAGCACAAAATATTCATGCTATATCGATATACAGATATATCTCCTCAACCATCGCGCCTTTATTGGCACCCAAAACCCTTTGAAagctatctttaaaaaaaaaaacaaatatataccaAGATACATTCCAGTATTCAAAAAGTTCTACAGTTATTATGCATATATATGAATTCCTGTTATCAATGCAAGGCTACATACACAAACCCCAATCGATTCATTTTCTTCGCTTTTATCCCTGGTATTGACAGAACGCACACATACCTGTACTACATTGGTGGTGCCTATTCACTTGACAAACGCTAGGGGGTGCTGCTAGATTAGAATTCAGGAACGCCACACTAACCAGCCAGTTTCACCCGTCAGTATGGATCTGGGGCAGGTTCACTTAGTCAAAACGCTATCATTCATCTATATAATAAGAATTTTATAAAAATAGCTTGCTTATAAATACTAGAGCTAACATTAAAAAGATGTTAATAGGTTCAGGGTACTGCAATCATGATGCATTTGAAAGAAATATGACTTGATATTGAACCATTGGCCCAAATTGTACTAGATTAACAAACAAGGCTGAGCTACAGATGTATGAAGTGCTATTTTGTAAAGAATTAGATAACTGTAAAATTCAGAACAGACGGGGTTAGCACCACTGAGACAACCGTCAAGGGCAGTGACCGAGTTAAAAGCTGTGCACCGAATTATAGATCATGGATGGAAAGGAATCCATGAATTGGCATAACTGGCATGCATCCGTCTGGATCTTTACAATACATTCCACCTTCTCTTGAGAGGTAGAATTAGCCAtgggaatattttttttctgaaataaaattaaaaattaaaaagtatatcCTATGGTTCCAGACTTTTGAAACCCTCTGTACTTCACAGCTCTATGTTTGCGCTAACAGCTGTGCCGGGGGGGTGTATGTTAGGGACATATGCATTTGATTCACATTGAGTAAGCGCTATTTCACAAGGGTAACATAcagaatgcacattttttaaactgttcagtACCAAAAATACCAAATAGCAAACCATTAAGCAACTGATATAATGAAAAATGATGCTTTAATTCAGCATTCCAATAAAATAAGAGATGTCAATTTAATTAACCACCAAAGAAATTCATAAAATATCataattatcaataataataataataataatattgaaacgCTAATAAAACGGCTGTAGTTTCTTGTACACGATTCCCTGGGATCCTGCTCTTTACAGTTTTACTTCCATGGTTCATCCTTCTGTGAAATCTACTTCATGAAGAAAATCTTCAAGCACGTTTCTTGTAtccatcaaaaacaaaaacaaaacaaaaaaccgaAACATTCTCCTTCTTTGAAAGCCAGCTTGCCACGGTTATCAGTGAGCCAAACGGGAATGTTCTGAAGCCAGAAATGTTGGGGCTGATCACAAATGTTTTACAGCTCATTGGTGCGTACGTTGCAGGACACCTTGCACCCCTTGCCCACATTAACACCCTTCCAACTATTCATCCTTTAACTGCTGCTGTATCTCAGCGGGTAAGAGATCAAAAAGGTTGTCTTCCACTAGGAGCCCGCTGAGTCTCAAAGAGCTACAATCGCTGATCTCCAGTGGCAGCACTTCCAAGCGGTTCCCTTTCAGGTCGAGCTTCGTGAGCAGGGTCAGGTTGCCCACTTTGGGCGAGAGCGCCACGAGGTTGTTCTGGCCCAGCTTGAGGGTCCTGAGCTTCTTGCAAAAGAACAGCTCATCGGGGAGAGAATCGAGGGAGTTACCGGACGCAGACAAGTACTGGAGGTTCTGCAGGACGCCCACCTCCGGCGGGATGCTGCGGACGTGGTTGTGGGACAGGTCCAGGTGGCGCAGCCGGGTGCAGAGGAAGAGCTGCGGCGGGAGGGTTTTGATCTGGTTCCTGCTCAGGTAAAGCCTCTCTAAGGACTTCAGCTTCTTGATGTGCTCGGGGATGGAGGCGATGCTGTTGTGCCACAGCTTAAGGCAGGTGAGCCGGCGGCAGTGCTGGAAGCTCAGGATCTCCTCGATGGACGTCAGATGGTTCTCCTTGAGGTCCAGCTCCTGGAGGTTGGTCAGGCTGAAGATGGCATGGGGGATCCGCTGCAGGTCGCAGTGGACCAGCTCCAGCTGAGCCAGGTTGAAGAGCTTCTTCAGGTTGTTGAGTGTGAGGAGCTTGGTGCCGTCATTGTAGATGCAGAGTCTTTGGAGGTGGCCAGCCAGGTCTACCACGCTCTGCGGCACTTTGCTCAAGTTGCTCTTGGCGAGGGTCAGGATCTTGAGGTTCCTCAGCTCCCTCAAGGTGTCCAGCGAGACGTTCCTGGAGAGATCCTGTGTCAGGGGGCCCACCAGATGCAGCTCCTCCAAGCTCCGCAAGGTGTACATCCACAGGGGAACCTGGCGCATGTCGTCAAATTTTATCCTCAAGACCTTCAGATGGTTCCGCAGGTAGGTCAAAGCCGGCAGCTGGAGTCGGACGGGACAGTTTAGCAGGGTGAGCTCCTCCAAACACGCCAGCTGGGACACCATGGGAGGGATGGTGACATCGTTTAGGAGCTCCAGCTTTAAGGATTCGACTTCTGTCACCTCAAAGACTGTGTCTGGAAGACCAGACAGCATGAAAAGGTGCATCTCCAAGCGATTCTGGCTGTTCTTTTGCAGCTTCTCCCTCAGCTTGTCCACCGTCCACTCATGGTTCAAGTTGAGCTGACGCAGCTTGCTCTCGCTGACCTCCGAGAGGAATACAGCAAAGCGCTTGGAGTACAGGGAGTCGTACTGGTCGATCAGGTGGAGCATGAAGGCAAAGTCGTTCTTCACGTCCGGTATGTCATTAATCCCAGTCTCTTGCCGCACATACTCGAAAGAATACTCCTTCAGGGGTCTGTAGAACAGCCAGTACAAAGTGTAAAGGCACACCAGGCCATAGACCCCTATAAAACAGATGTAGCAGATAGCCAACTTGGAGAAGAGGTGGGCTTTGGTGTGGTTGCAGCAGAAACTGTCGTAGCCAGTCATATCCTCCACCGCCAAGGTGCAGGGCACTATGATGTGGATGTTGGGGACCAGAGCAGCATTGTAGACGATGATCAGCAAAAACTTGAAGACCTTGAGCACTGTCTGACGCACGTACATGGTGTAGAGAATGTCCCCTTCCTCCACGTGAAGCCTGAACTTCTTGACCTTCTCAAAGAGCGCCTTGGTCTGCTCTCCTTCCTTCTTGTCCATGAGAGACACGTTCGGTTTGTCCGCCACCATTTTATCTGGGATGGACCTGACTGAGGGTGAGCGCACCAAGCTGGCAGTCTCGTCACCAGGGGGTGACGCATCTACGCTGGAGACATTCAACCTGGGCTTGGAAAGGGTGGCCAGATCCTTCATCTTCTCCCACCCATTCTGATCGTCCTGAGCCTCCCCAGACACTTCGCTGATGGCCCTCGTGGTCCAGGGGGAATCGAAGCACTTTCCCAGGATGGAGATGAAATGCTCCAGCTTGGAGCTCGTGCCGGGGAACTTGAACCAAAAGCTGCTGCAGATCATGAAGATGAGCGTGTGGATGACGACCAGGTAGGGGAAGTACTTGGCATACCAGTGTAGGGCCTGCTCGTAGCAGACCTGGTTAATGAAGCTGTATTGCTGGATGTCCAGGTTGTTCTTCAGCCCGCTCATTTCACGAGGTCCCTCCTGTGGTCCAGCTCCAGGGTGAGGGGGAGCTGACGAGGGGCTGGGCAAGGGGGACAGGGATCGGACACTAGCGCTGTCATTTTGGCTTCTCTCTTTGAACTGCTGGCAGTCAATCTCTCCCTGAGAAGAATCAGAGACATGGCTAGGGAGACAGATGATCTTGTCTTGTGTCACCTGcgttacaaaacagaaaacaaacacatgaaatgAAACGAAGATTCGGAgattgcaaaaatgtaatttttccaGCCCTGTGAGAAATGCTACTACCTGCAGCAGATGCATGTTAAAAACAGCATCTTAAAAAGGGCTATAGCCCAGAAAGCAAAACAAGACATTAATAAAAGGTTCTTGGTCTTGTATAATTGGTGCGCAGCTTTGCATATGAATGCCTGCAGTTTACGAATCAATACAAGGTACAGACAAGCCCTTCCACTCCTGTCAGGGATTCATATCTCCCATGTGGAAATAATAAGCATGCTGATAACTGGCATTTACAAGCACTCCACTATTGCTGTAAgttcttaaataaaacatgtacagacTTTGACACCCTCCAGCTCATTCCTAGATTTGCATTGCTTGCCTAAGCCATGTGCTTTCTGTTTGGGGAATTTACATTAGACAGTAGAGTATTGGAGGctggaaacattaaaaaaagaacattaaaaaactaaCCAAATCAAGAGTCATTCATAATAtattcagaattatttattttttattattacttttttaaaacttagtCATCgacaattttttaccccagttttctccccacagatctggaggctccactgcagagccacaggcgccctatcgccCACAGGGGGCGCTGATgtgcggtgagccgtggattccccacatgacctaagccctccctacccaggcagcgctcggccaattgtgcgccaccccctaggagcgCCCAGTCACGGTCGGTTGtaacatagcctggactcgaacctgcgatccccaggctatagagcacatcctgcattccacctggagtgcctttactggatgcgccacttgggagccccataTAGTCTAATTTGTCTAATAAAAGgtgtagtgtgtgtatataataaatacaaaagtaacacAGCAAATTAAGAAGGCTTTCCCGCTTTTGACTGCCTATTTCTCTTAACCGATTGCATATATTAAAATGTCGTTTGTTATGTGCTGTCACAGTCAATAAATCTTGTTAGAAACATGAGAAAATCGAACTCCATTAGGAATGGCTGTCCTGCTCTGCAGTGTTTGAGTATcaacttcaaaaaacaaaaccgtGTCCCAGAGGAACATCATGAAGCTGGATTTCCTGGAGTTCTGAAGGAATTGGATTACAGAGAGATGCAGGGAAATTTTAGAAACGCACACACTGCCAGCCGGTGCAGACAGTCGGATTGCAAATAGACTTTCTCTCACAGGGGTGTGACGGCTCAGGAATGCACAGAGCTGCCCAGATCCCAACCTCGCATGCAAGCCTCTAAAGAAAATATCCTCTTGGGAAAGGaggcaacaacaaaacaatggaGGGAGGGAAAAGGAGGAGAGGGAAAGACTGGTAGAGCAAAACCTCACGTGGCTgtctttaaatacatgtattctcTGGGTAAAGGAAGGCAAGAcaaagagggagggaggagggctCCTGTTAACACAAAAAGGTTTTCAAGAACCAACGTTGTCCCTGTTTCATTCACAAGCCTCAAATCAGCTCCTGGTAAGGGAACACttcttaattaacatttaaaataagggACAACCTATCACCTTGGATTATGCCTTGTTATCACTGAGCTATAGcccacaaagcaaaacaagccatTAATAAAAAGACCTTGGTTAACCTTCAAAGTAATAGTGCCAAACACACTATGacagtgtttctcaaccctggtcctgggggcccAACTGAGCTCTCACTTACTTAATGAGACCCTTAATtcaactgataatttgcttaattagacctttttaattgtttaaaactcttaacagttgcagatttcaagtcagCTGGAACATTCTGTGAATTGCAACTCGTGTTTCAAAGTGATCCGTTTAGGAAAGGACAGTAGAGACAGGGTCTTTGTTCTTAAAAAAGATGCAACACTTGTCTTGTGGAATTGATGAGCAGCTTTGCATAGGAACGCCTGCAGTTTAAGAGTCAATACAAAGCACGGACACTCCTGTCAGGGATTCACATTCATAAACATGTTGCTAAGTGCACTGCGTCCTTCGTTTACAAGCTTGCTCATGCTTACAGCAGCACTGCACTATGCACAGACTCAATTGCTGCAAGCTCTTCTTGAATAAAACATGCACAGATTTCTAAGCTTGGGCACCACCCAACTAGTGCcctgtttccactgcctggcgcTCCCGAGCATGGATTCACACGGCAACAAAACATGGCATTTCCACGACTTGCCCTAGCGGCTGAGCGCAGCTGCCTGGTCAGGTTTTTTATCGCATACTCGAAGGAAGTGATCTTATTGGCATAACTAACtttgcccccctcccctccttttCATTCACTAACCCAAACCAGTCAAGTCCTGGTCACTTGCAGAGGAACACTTCTTAACGACATCTAAATCGATCTCTGATTGAGtcttgctgttattattatttggtaacTTGGCCCTTTGCTCTGGGCGTTTGGCTCCCTTTTTTGTGCAGTAAAAGCGTTTTGCTCAGATATAGACGGTCTGCCCGGGCAGCTCCACCCACCTGCAGGGTGCACCCGAACACTCCGATCATGAGCATGGAGACGCAGATGTACTCTGTGAAGACGTCCCACCACGGCTTGAGGACACGGAAGGCGGGCTGCTGGTCTGTGAACTGCTTGAACTCTGTGACCGGGATCATCCTGCCTGGAAGAAgcaggagagagaaaaaaaaaaaaacagaaaaccaaaaaaagagtgaaaaatatttgcattgaagCGAGAGTTTATCGGATCACAGCCAATCGCGATCTGAAACATCTAACTGAGGCGAGGAGGGCATGATGAAAGTTTCTTAAAAAATGAAGGCAGTTATTACAGTAATCATGTCGATGAATCCCTGCATTGAGATCTAACACGGGCCAGCGTGCCTTTGCACATCAAGCATCTCATCTTTGAAACTCATTGCTGGAACAGaaaaacagcctcttcacaatACCTTTAAAATCACTCATCAATATCGATTTCAAATCTGACCAGGGTTGCGAATCCTGTAAATCCTGGCTATGACCAGGATCGTGTGAATTAGAAtggttttcttttctgtgcttttattttgtgttactgtttgTTGTAAgcgtttttgtcctgtttgaacgatgtatttttttttttcccattgattTTATAATGGTATTTCTTGTCGTCTTCTCCTGCCAGGACCCCCTTTGAAATGATCTTGATGTCTCAAGGactctatcctggttaaataaataaatgtggagtGTGTTTAAACAGTATATTAAGCAGGGGCCGTTCAAAATTATCAGCATTGTCTTCTGTGGGTACGCTTTTAGATAGAAACATGCAGATGCCTTCCTGAAATAGTACTACAGCTGCACTTGGGCCAGCAGCCTTGTAAAGCATTCTTTACAATGAGCGCGCTGCGTGCGCTTTCTGCATTTGTTGATCATTTTGTACGACCCCTTAGCTCAGCAATGATTTAAGGCAAGTTATACACCACGTTTTAATAGGGAGAAAGAATAGAGCCACCCTTGAAAACTACACTTGCAAACAAACCCTAAAACAcagataaatacataatacaaaaagtCGGCCTATATATACTCATTGAAACTCATTTCATTACCTAGTTTGCTGCAGTCTCCGAGTGCGGGACGTTTTTAAAGGTTTCAGAAAGCCCACTTTGCACTAGCGCTGGACCGACCATCTAAAGAATGCTACGTTTGGTGAAGCGGCTCCCTTCCCCCTTCTGTTACAGTTTAAGGTGGCGATCGAGACTAGACGAGCGGGCAAAGTTAGCAACTTTATTCAACAAGCCACAAAGAAACACACGTACCTGTACTTGAGCGTGTCCCAAACGAAACTTCTACTGGACCTAAACACGTAGCTCAGCGGCTGAAAGAACTACCGTCTCCACCATGAGATAAACCTGATCGTGCCCTACACAGGTAAATCTGTGCTTCCTAAAACACAGACAGCAGGGTTTGTCCAATTGCACGGCACTGCAGCCCTGTTTTCCCGTCTACATTACCGGTCTATCGCAGTTGCTGTATATACTGTGTAATacgatcctctctctctctctctctctctctctctctctctctctctctcaagcaccAAAAACACAGTCCATCAAAGTGCGGCTGCCGGTCTATTAAATAGCAGAGCCGTACTTACAAAACACAGTAATGCTACCCTATACTTTATACACACATTgtacatgttctgtgtttcatgTACTGTACTTAATATGCAGCGCGCCTCATGTTTCAATTAccgtgtttaaaataaatgggatGGTAAATGTTGATCGGTCTGTTTGCCACAGCTTCACTTTTCACGCACACCCACAGACTCAACCGAAGTAGAACTGtgtctatctatttatatttatacatacagAAGTACTAGTATGATTTTAATCGAGGCCCATGCCTAATAGCTGGCTACTGCCTTGATTATAtatatcagggcttctcaaacccggtcctggggaccccttgtggCTGTTGGTTTTGtggctctcaattactgaactagacctttaattgaactgataatttgcttaattagtcctttttacttgttttcagctcttaaacagttgcaattcaagttacttatcaaatgttatagctaacttgaaaaatgcaactgttaagagctgaaaacaagcaaaaaggtccaattaagcaaattatcagttcaattaaaggtctagttcagtaattgagagctgggttggaatgaaaaccagcagacacagggggtccccaggaccgggtttgagaagccctgatgttatatataaaatatacacactgTAAATAGTCTATTTGTGGtggtgtgtaaataaaatgtgtttgtttttttttaattttgaataaaatgtatgttataaAAAGTGTGTGCTGAATATGGCAGGGCCGGGAGGTTAGACTACCCTCCCTGCCTAATTAAAatggaatgtgcagcaggtggcaattgaataattgattgtcaattaacACTGgccacctgcctttaaaaagagacTGGAAAGCTAGCCCTTTGTTGCTCTTTTGTTTGTGCGGTGCATTCTTCAGCAAGCCTGGAGGGAAAGGAAGAGACCCTGCGTGACTGGGTGTGGAACCAGGATGCGCTACAAATGCTCACTGTGCGTGTGTTTAAACCTGGGACCGTGGGGTACTTTAAAAGGGGATGCATTTAGAGGATTTTAATCCCACAGAAGTATGTATGGTTCTTGTAGGGAAAAGATAGCTGGTGCGGGACCTCCCTTCTAGTGAGAGTAGGGCAAAGCCCAAGCTTGGACACCTATTTTCCagttgttttgtacagtgtttttgttttgcctttctatatatatttgtgtgtgtgtgtgtgtgtgtgtgtgtgtgtgtgtgtgtgtgtgtgtgtgtgtgtgtatatgtatatatatatatatatatatatatatatatatatatatatatatatatatatatatatagatatagcatTAGGGATAACGTTGTTGGTACTTTAGTGGTAGCAACTGCCTGTGAATTCCAGTAAAACCTGGATGACTGTGCATCGTTTCAATATCAAACCCTCTGTATATATCTCTCTCATCTATCAGCGAATACCCACACAGTAACGTAACACCCCTGCTGCATAGATAGATAATATAATTACATAAGAATGCTGAATCACTTATCCAACATAAGAAATAAGTAAATGCACCAGTAGTTTAAcggtttacaaaaaacaaacgcAACAGGAAGGACCTGCAATTTGCTGTTTTCAGAAGAAATATAATGAGATAATGTAGACTACAGAAGAATATAGGAAAATG
It contains:
- the LOC121309120 gene encoding volume-regulated anion channel subunit LRRC8C-like; the encoded protein is MIPVTEFKQFTDQQPAFRVLKPWWDVFTEYICVSMLMIGVFGCTLQVTQDKIICLPSHVSDSSQGEIDCQQFKERSQNDSASVRSLSPLPSPSSAPPHPGAGPQEGPREMSGLKNNLDIQQYSFINQVCYEQALHWYAKYFPYLVVIHTLIFMICSSFWFKFPGTSSKLEHFISILGKCFDSPWTTRAISEVSGEAQDDQNGWEKMKDLATLSKPRLNVSSVDASPPGDETASLVRSPSVRSIPDKMVADKPNVSLMDKKEGEQTKALFEKVKKFRLHVEEGDILYTMYVRQTVLKVFKFLLIIVYNAALVPNIHIIVPCTLAVEDMTGYDSFCCNHTKAHLFSKLAICYICFIGVYGLVCLYTLYWLFYRPLKEYSFEYVRQETGINDIPDVKNDFAFMLHLIDQYDSLYSKRFAVFLSEVSESKLRQLNLNHEWTVDKLREKLQKNSQNRLEMHLFMLSGLPDTVFEVTEVESLKLELLNDVTIPPMVSQLACLEELTLLNCPVRLQLPALTYLRNHLKVLRIKFDDMRQVPLWMYTLRSLEELHLVGPLTQDLSRNVSLDTLRELRNLKILTLAKSNLSKVPQSVVDLAGHLQRLCIYNDGTKLLTLNNLKKLFNLAQLELVHCDLQRIPHAIFSLTNLQELDLKENHLTSIEEILSFQHCRRLTCLKLWHNSIASIPEHIKKLKSLERLYLSRNQIKTLPPQLFLCTRLRHLDLSHNHVRSIPPEVGVLQNLQYLSASGNSLDSLPDELFFCKKLRTLKLGQNNLVALSPKVGNLTLLTKLDLKGNRLEVLPLEISDCSSLRLSGLLVEDNLFDLLPAEIQQQLKDE